One genomic window of Spirochaetota bacterium includes the following:
- a CDS encoding SGNH/GDSL hydrolase family protein yields MIKPVNTIEKLLQGKSVTIVALGDSLTYGWMVDKGYIDYFYDFLLSHYPSATIKLINKGIPGDTADGGLHRVSHDVIHYDPDCVLIQFALNDYACGYSPHVFGNYIRAIINAIKEKLPSDIVLVTSVWFGDFPEARNAYKLYDTMISIANEYKLPIAKTHEYWKNAVKGGTPLQELVQFDGVHPTEEGYFLMSRALQDLFS; encoded by the coding sequence ATGATCAAACCAGTTAATACGATTGAAAAGCTATTACAAGGAAAATCTGTAACAATTGTAGCACTTGGTGATTCATTAACCTATGGATGGATGGTTGATAAGGGTTATATAGATTATTTTTACGATTTTTTACTATCTCACTATCCTTCTGCAACAATTAAACTTATCAATAAAGGGATACCTGGCGACACTGCAGATGGTGGGTTACACCGTGTTTCCCATGATGTTATTCACTATGACCCCGATTGTGTGCTTATCCAATTTGCTTTAAATGATTATGCATGTGGTTATTCCCCACATGTATTTGGAAATTACATTCGTGCAATTATAAATGCAATAAAAGAAAAATTACCTTCTGACATTGTTTTGGTAACTTCTGTATGGTTTGGCGATTTTCCTGAAGCAAGGAATGCATATAAACTATATGACACAATGATTTCCATAGCAAATGAGTATAAACTTCCAATAGCAAAAACACATGAATACTGGAAAAATGCTGTTAAAGGGGGAACTCCTTTACAGGAACTTGTACAATTTGACGGCGTACACCCAACTGAAGAAGGTTACTTTTTAATGTCACGGGCATTACAGGATTTGTTCAGTTAA
- a CDS encoding HAD family hydrolase, with amino-acid sequence MGIDGVIFDLDGTLLDTIADLAYSVNVVLARHGYDEHPVSSYTHFIGDGMEMLITRAIGDSIEHSDVVKLVAELKAEYAKNWNRTTQPYQGIHELLQLLSHQKIKISVFSNKAHEFTVSMVHYYFPDIAFDVILGLQDSIPRKPDPHGAVLIAHTMAIEPTHIAMIGDSVTDITMAQRCGMYSIAVSWGYRPVELLQKYNPGAIAHSPMDIIDIIKSLHSL; translated from the coding sequence ATGGGAATTGACGGGGTAATATTTGATCTTGATGGCACATTGTTAGATACTATTGCTGATCTTGCATACAGTGTTAACGTTGTGCTTGCGCGTCATGGGTATGATGAGCATCCAGTGAGCTCATACACCCATTTTATTGGTGATGGTATGGAGATGCTTATAACACGTGCTATTGGAGATTCCATTGAACATAGTGATGTTGTAAAGCTAGTTGCCGAATTAAAAGCGGAGTATGCAAAAAACTGGAATAGAACAACACAACCATATCAGGGTATTCATGAACTTTTACAACTGCTATCGCATCAAAAAATAAAAATTTCTGTATTTTCAAACAAAGCGCACGAATTTACAGTTTCAATGGTTCATTATTATTTCCCTGATATTGCATTTGATGTCATACTGGGGTTGCAGGATTCTATACCAAGAAAACCAGATCCTCATGGTGCAGTACTAATAGCCCATACTATGGCTATTGAACCCACACATATTGCTATGATAGGTGACTCTGTAACTGATATTACAATGGCTCAAAGATGTGGAATGTATAGTATTGCTGTGAGCTGGGGCTACAGGCCCGTTGAATTGTTACAAAAGTATAATCCAGGGGCGATAGCTCATAGTCCCATGGATATTATAGATATAATCAAATCACTACATAGTTTATAA
- a CDS encoding dihydroorotase yields the protein MELLIKHGRLIDPASGTDEEFDVLIADGTIVRVDKNIKKNTIQIINANNCIVVPGLVDMHVHFREPGREDVETIIGGSLVAAKAGYTSVCTMPNTNPVIDNQALVRYIKKQAESGPINVFPIAAITKGSMGEELTEMGELVEGGAIAFSDDGKPVMNSTTMRRALEYSRMFNVPIITHAEDITLSSGGIMNEGNNSIFLGLKGIPREAEEIMIARDVLLARLTKGRLHVAHVSSKGSLDIIAMAKRNGIQVTCETAPHYFSLTDDAIAEHLSMAKMNPPLRTEDDRKAIIEGLRNGTIDVIATDHAPHLPNDKMQEIAFAPFGIIGLETAVPLIITVLVKENGFSYLQAFEKVTVNPCKILGIDRGSIKEGVVADITIINPDKKIIVDERFIISRCKNTPFMGRELFGQVEYTICNGKIVYPFN from the coding sequence ATGGAATTATTAATTAAACATGGAAGATTAATTGATCCAGCTTCTGGTACAGATGAAGAGTTTGATGTTCTAATTGCAGATGGCACAATAGTTAGAGTTGATAAGAATATAAAAAAAAATACAATACAGATTATTAATGCAAACAATTGTATTGTTGTGCCAGGGCTTGTCGATATGCATGTCCATTTTAGAGAGCCAGGCCGAGAAGATGTTGAAACTATTATTGGTGGGTCGCTGGTAGCAGCAAAGGCTGGCTACACCAGTGTATGTACTATGCCAAATACTAATCCTGTTATTGACAATCAGGCATTGGTTCGCTACATAAAAAAGCAGGCTGAATCAGGGCCAATCAATGTATTCCCAATTGCTGCAATAACAAAAGGTTCAATGGGCGAGGAACTTACTGAAATGGGCGAGCTAGTAGAAGGTGGAGCTATCGCCTTCAGCGATGATGGAAAGCCGGTTATGAACTCAACCACCATGAGGCGTGCTCTGGAATATTCGCGCATGTTTAATGTTCCTATAATAACCCACGCTGAGGATATCACATTATCAAGCGGTGGGATCATGAATGAGGGAAACAATTCTATCTTTTTGGGGTTAAAAGGTATACCGCGAGAGGCTGAAGAAATTATGATTGCCCGTGATGTGTTGCTTGCACGCCTCACAAAAGGTAGGCTGCATGTAGCCCATGTATCATCTAAAGGTTCACTGGACATTATTGCAATGGCCAAACGAAATGGCATTCAAGTAACATGTGAGACAGCTCCCCATTATTTCTCGCTTACTGATGATGCAATAGCAGAGCATCTTTCTATGGCAAAAATGAACCCACCATTGCGGACAGAAGATGATAGAAAAGCAATTATTGAAGGTTTGAGGAATGGAACAATTGATGTAATTGCCACTGACCACGCACCCCATCTCCCAAATGATAAAATGCAGGAGATAGCATTTGCTCCCTTTGGCATTATAGGCCTTGAAACAGCAGTGCCGTTAATCATTACTGTGCTTGTTAAAGAGAATGGGTTCAGTTATTTACAGGCTTTTGAAAAAGTGACAGTTAATCCCTGTAAGATATTGGGAATAGACAGAGGCTCTATTAAAGAAGGTGTGGTTGCTGATATAACAATTATAAACCCTGATAAAAAAATTATAGTTGATGAGCGTTTTATTATTTCGCGATGTAAAAATACCCCATTTATGGGAAGAGAGCTTTTTGGTCAGGTTGAGTATACAATTTGCAATGGTAAAATTGTCTATCCATTTAACTGA
- the radA gene encoding DNA repair protein RadA, which translates to MSKKNKTIYACNECGATFQKWLGRCPECNAWNSIIEEIQETPRSIHDGSFELSIHPLSQVLSESFTRISSGIGEFDLVCGGGMVPGSIILLGGEPGIGKSTLALQVAQHCPTLYCSGEETLQQIHLRSRRCNIKPDSIHLSSVTDIDHIESLIKMSSPKLVIIDSIQTLYSRDIASPVGSISQIRYTASRLADIAKHTQTCVMLIGHITKDGSIAGPKILEHIVDTVLYFEGDFTRDYRILRSFKNRFGSINEIALFTMTATGLAEVKDKNKLFVQSQDARTPGSVISATLEGTRTILFEAQSLVTATSFTNPRRMADGFDVNRLNLLVAVIEKHAKISLSSFDIFINVAGGFAIDDTSCDLAVASAIISSLKNIAIPHSTGIIGELSLSGQIRSASHTLRRLTEFNNSGITTIILPKSNIPEVSNAGFGGILIPIRNIAELPEILQKL; encoded by the coding sequence ATGTCAAAGAAGAACAAAACAATATATGCCTGCAATGAATGCGGCGCTACATTCCAAAAATGGCTTGGACGATGTCCTGAGTGCAATGCTTGGAACTCTATCATTGAAGAGATTCAAGAGACTCCTCGTTCCATACATGATGGTTCTTTTGAACTTTCAATTCATCCTTTATCACAGGTTTTATCAGAATCCTTTACACGCATCTCATCTGGAATTGGAGAATTTGACCTTGTATGCGGCGGGGGAATGGTTCCTGGTTCTATAATACTTCTTGGCGGCGAACCAGGCATTGGCAAATCCACACTTGCATTGCAAGTAGCACAACATTGCCCCACTCTTTACTGTTCAGGCGAAGAAACACTTCAGCAAATTCATCTACGGTCACGTCGGTGTAACATTAAACCGGATTCAATACACCTTTCTTCAGTAACTGATATTGATCATATTGAATCACTAATTAAAATGTCCTCTCCTAAGCTTGTCATCATAGACTCCATACAGACACTATACTCACGTGATATCGCTTCCCCCGTAGGCTCCATAAGTCAGATACGCTACACTGCTTCCCGGCTTGCTGATATTGCAAAGCATACACAAACCTGCGTAATGCTCATTGGGCATATCACTAAGGATGGTTCAATTGCCGGTCCAAAAATATTGGAACATATTGTTGACACAGTGCTGTACTTTGAAGGGGATTTTACGCGTGACTATCGCATACTGCGCTCTTTTAAAAACCGCTTTGGCTCAATTAATGAGATAGCTCTGTTTACTATGACCGCTACTGGACTTGCTGAAGTAAAAGATAAAAACAAACTTTTTGTACAGTCTCAGGATGCACGCACCCCTGGCAGTGTCATCAGTGCCACTTTGGAGGGTACGCGAACCATACTATTTGAAGCACAATCTCTTGTTACTGCAACAAGTTTTACCAATCCCCGCAGAATGGCTGACGGCTTTGATGTCAACAGGCTCAATCTGTTGGTCGCGGTAATTGAAAAGCATGCCAAAATATCACTTAGCTCTTTTGATATATTTATCAATGTTGCAGGTGGATTTGCGATAGATGACACTTCATGTGATCTTGCTGTTGCTTCAGCCATAATATCTAGTTTAAAAAATATAGCTATCCCACATTCAACGGGGATTATTGGCGAGTTATCCCTTTCAGGGCAGATCCGCTCTGCAAGCCATACATTACGCCGGTTAACCGAATTCAATAATTCTGGTATCACTACAATTATTTTACCAAAAAGCAATATCCCTGAAGTATCAAATGCTGGCTTTGGTGGAATTTTAATCCCAATAAGAAATATTGCAGAACTTCCAGAAATTTTGCAGAAACTTTAA
- a CDS encoding thioredoxin family protein, whose amino-acid sequence MNTQQLLKTMLLVIIIFPLYYVYADVPVVIYPDREVVLVKPQSKACAIIHVQLPQKGYIYANPKGEGTGKATIAVALSSPPIIPKNTRYLPGIFYISPLDRKPVYIYKNQTSLCIPFEVHTIKEGTYLLSITVEALFCDDVSCTPIRKTIAQTIKVDTSAPEFDTSVCERYMEPQHIPINKDTTASLSNFKVIETASSSLSILQAVVFGIIAGFLLNFMPCVLPVISLKIMSFISHGNNNPRSIQTMGVLFTAGILTSFVVLASLAAFAGYNWGQLFQHQMFVIIMAAIIFALALSFFGVFTFNIPNIPQLQSTNVYLDSYFKGIIATLLATPCSGPFLGATLAWSLTQHPVIIFMVFINIGLGMSLPYIVLSFYPSLVRFIPKPGDWMIAFEQFMGFLLVGTTIYLITLLDFSLLTKSLWFILVLSVALWQWGRYGNITKPVIQRIISLVLLVILVIISSYLLFFYQKKGTANDIIYKSFNWEAIVSSKNSQISMVVFTADWCPNCKFVEATALASSDVINFIHANNIKVYKADITTKNEQAENILQSLGSRSIPFVAIFPQGENFLRPVILRDIYTANDLLKALQKAAELSQQSTVPHIIPIP is encoded by the coding sequence ATGAATACTCAACAGTTATTAAAGACAATGCTTTTGGTTATAATTATTTTCCCATTATACTATGTTTATGCTGATGTTCCAGTTGTCATATATCCAGATAGGGAAGTTGTACTAGTAAAGCCTCAATCAAAAGCCTGTGCCATCATACATGTACAGTTACCACAAAAAGGCTACATATACGCAAATCCAAAAGGTGAAGGAACTGGAAAAGCAACGATTGCAGTTGCACTTTCATCTCCACCAATTATTCCCAAAAATACGCGATATCTTCCAGGAATTTTTTACATCTCTCCCCTTGATAGAAAACCTGTGTATATCTACAAAAATCAAACTTCACTATGTATTCCTTTTGAAGTGCATACAATAAAGGAAGGTACTTATTTACTATCAATCACAGTTGAAGCATTATTCTGTGATGATGTATCCTGCACTCCGATACGCAAAACTATCGCCCAAACAATTAAAGTTGATACTTCAGCTCCCGAATTTGATACTTCAGTCTGTGAACGTTACATGGAACCACAGCATATCCCCATAAACAAGGATACAACGGCTTCATTGAGCAATTTCAAGGTTATAGAGACAGCAAGTTCATCTTTGAGCATACTGCAAGCTGTTGTTTTTGGTATAATAGCTGGTTTTTTGCTTAACTTCATGCCATGTGTCCTTCCTGTGATCAGCTTAAAAATTATGAGCTTCATATCGCATGGTAATAATAACCCACGCAGTATTCAAACAATGGGCGTGCTCTTTACTGCTGGTATACTTACCTCATTTGTGGTGCTGGCTTCACTTGCCGCTTTTGCCGGATACAACTGGGGTCAACTTTTCCAGCATCAAATGTTTGTTATTATTATGGCTGCAATAATCTTTGCCCTTGCCTTATCATTTTTTGGTGTTTTTACATTTAATATTCCCAACATTCCGCAACTACAAAGTACCAATGTATACCTTGATTCATACTTCAAAGGCATAATAGCTACGCTGCTTGCAACTCCCTGCAGCGGTCCGTTTCTAGGAGCAACGCTGGCATGGTCACTTACACAACACCCAGTAATCATATTTATGGTTTTTATCAACATTGGATTAGGGATGTCACTTCCATACATTGTGTTGTCATTTTATCCTTCACTGGTTAGATTTATTCCAAAGCCCGGCGACTGGATGATAGCGTTTGAACAATTCATGGGATTTTTGCTTGTTGGCACTACTATCTATCTTATTACCTTACTTGATTTCAGTTTACTTACAAAATCACTCTGGTTTATTCTGGTTTTGTCTGTTGCCTTGTGGCAGTGGGGTCGGTATGGTAATATAACTAAACCAGTTATACAAAGGATAATTTCGTTGGTTCTACTTGTTATACTTGTCATCATATCATCATATTTACTATTCTTTTATCAAAAAAAAGGCACTGCAAATGATATTATCTACAAATCATTTAATTGGGAAGCGATAGTATCCAGCAAGAACTCTCAAATATCAATGGTAGTATTCACTGCTGATTGGTGCCCCAACTGCAAATTTGTTGAGGCTACAGCATTAGCATCCTCTGATGTGATTAATTTTATTCACGCCAACAATATTAAGGTATACAAAGCTGATATCACTACAAAGAATGAGCAGGCAGAAAATATTTTGCAAAGTTTGGGATCACGTTCAATACCTTTTGTGGCAATATTCCCACAAGGGGAAAACTTTTTGCGTCCTGTTATTTTACGGGATATATATACAGCAAACGATCTATTGAAAGCTTTACAAAAGGCAGCTGAATTAAGCCAACAATCCACGGTGCCTCATATTATACCCATACCTTAA
- a CDS encoding SDR family oxidoreductase: protein MDLTNKCVLLTGASSGIGKALLDELKKYNTTIVIGDLNPGAIEQTKTIKAIRCDVSKKKDIDMLFAKALKIMGKIDICIANAGFAYYEKLTKANYERLRKIVAVNYIAPIYFLEKMMEINKKRESCVVFTASAMAKLPLPGYALYSATKAALDGFAYSFNFEKDKNLHLMVVYPIATKTEFFTTAGEGTPVPFPTQTPEKVAKEVIKGIQKNKRYVFPSKIFRVMMVVNRFMPFALWCYAKIEQYKFRKWCAYSGKK, encoded by the coding sequence ATGGATTTAACTAATAAATGTGTACTTTTGACCGGAGCTTCTTCAGGGATAGGGAAAGCGTTACTAGATGAGTTAAAAAAATACAATACTACAATAGTAATTGGTGACCTCAATCCAGGAGCTATCGAACAAACAAAAACAATTAAAGCAATAAGGTGTGATGTGAGTAAAAAGAAAGATATTGATATGCTTTTTGCAAAAGCGTTAAAGATTATGGGGAAAATTGATATATGTATTGCAAACGCAGGTTTTGCCTATTATGAAAAATTAACAAAAGCCAATTACGAACGACTTCGTAAAATAGTAGCAGTTAACTATATTGCCCCAATCTATTTTTTAGAAAAAATGATGGAAATAAATAAAAAGCGAGAGAGCTGTGTGGTGTTTACTGCTTCTGCAATGGCAAAACTGCCGTTACCAGGATATGCATTGTATTCTGCAACAAAGGCTGCACTTGATGGTTTTGCATATTCATTTAATTTTGAAAAAGACAAAAACTTACATCTTATGGTGGTGTATCCTATTGCAACCAAAACAGAATTTTTTACAACTGCAGGTGAAGGTACGCCGGTGCCTTTTCCAACACAAACACCTGAAAAAGTAGCAAAAGAGGTTATCAAAGGAATACAGAAAAATAAACGATATGTATTCCCTTCAAAGATCTTCAGAGTGATGATGGTTGTAAACAGGTTTATGCCTTTTGCACTCTGGTGTTATGCAAAGATAGAGCAGTATAAATTTAGGAAGTGGTGTGCATATTCTGGTAAAAAATAG
- the purD gene encoding phosphoribosylamine--glycine ligase, which produces MRYLVVGSGGREHAIAWRLLHDGSASEVYVAPGNGGIDDRYRINIAVNDFESLYAVCRQKNIDVVVIGPEAPLVDGVVDFLQNKGITVFGPTAKAAQLEGSKLFAKYIMQKYNVPTAHYREFKGKGSLINYIASLQQFPVVIKLDGLAAGKGVGVCKDRESALQFISDMVKDDTRVFVEDFCDGEEASVLGISDGTTVLPFIAAQDHKRVFDNDEGPNTGGMGAYAPAPVVTSRILERVHREILTPVIQGMKNEGMPFVGILYAGLIINNNTINVLEFNVRFGDPEAQVLLPLINGKLGDYILAAVEGKLSTMNLSFRNKHAITVVLASGGYPGSYKTGFPIKGLDQVPDDILVFHAGTKRNGQVVTNGGRVLNITAVADTLEDAYKKVYNAIPSISFEGMHYRRDIGFRALKKRS; this is translated from the coding sequence ATGAGGTATCTGGTGGTAGGATCAGGTGGGCGTGAACATGCTATTGCATGGAGATTGCTACATGATGGTAGTGCAAGTGAAGTCTATGTAGCACCCGGTAATGGCGGTATTGATGATAGATACAGGATCAATATTGCAGTCAATGATTTTGAATCACTCTATGCAGTATGCCGACAAAAAAATATAGATGTAGTGGTGATTGGGCCTGAAGCCCCGCTTGTTGATGGGGTTGTTGATTTTCTTCAAAACAAAGGGATTACAGTATTTGGCCCCACTGCAAAAGCTGCACAACTAGAGGGAAGCAAGCTTTTTGCAAAATATATCATGCAAAAATATAATGTGCCGACAGCTCATTATAGAGAATTCAAAGGCAAAGGGTCACTGATAAACTACATTGCATCATTACAACAATTTCCCGTTGTAATAAAGCTGGATGGTCTTGCTGCAGGCAAAGGAGTTGGTGTGTGTAAGGACAGAGAATCAGCACTACAGTTTATTAGTGATATGGTGAAAGATGATACAAGAGTTTTTGTTGAGGATTTCTGTGATGGCGAAGAAGCATCGGTTCTTGGCATAAGCGATGGGACAACAGTATTGCCTTTTATTGCAGCACAGGATCATAAACGGGTATTTGATAATGATGAAGGTCCTAATACCGGTGGCATGGGTGCGTATGCTCCAGCACCAGTAGTGACCAGCAGGATTTTAGAGCGAGTACATAGGGAAATACTTACTCCGGTGATTCAGGGTATGAAAAATGAGGGAATGCCATTTGTTGGTATTCTTTATGCAGGATTAATCATTAACAATAATACCATTAATGTACTTGAATTCAATGTGCGTTTTGGTGATCCTGAAGCGCAAGTGCTGTTGCCTCTCATAAATGGTAAATTAGGCGACTACATACTGGCTGCAGTTGAGGGCAAACTTTCAACAATGAATCTCTCATTCAGAAATAAACATGCTATTACTGTAGTACTTGCTTCTGGAGGTTATCCTGGGTCATATAAAACAGGTTTTCCAATAAAGGGTCTTGACCAGGTGCCTGATGATATTCTTGTATTTCATGCAGGTACCAAACGGAATGGACAGGTTGTTACCAACGGAGGACGGGTACTCAATATCACTGCTGTTGCTGATACTCTTGAAGATGCATATAAAAAAGTGTACAATGCCATACCTTCAATATCCTTTGAGGGCATGCACTATAGAAGGGATATCGGTTTCAGGGCTTTGAAAAAACGTTCGTAA
- the guaB gene encoding IMP dehydrogenase: MKPKDGYSAQELLQSTQGLSYNDFIILPGYIDFNPDEVDLETRLTRNIKLKRPLVSSPMDTVTESKMAISLALLGGIGIIHYNNTIEEQVNHVKRVKRFENGFITDPVVLSPEHTIAHIDEIKEKYGFSGIPITIDGKLGSKLVGIVTNRDIDFETERSKKLKEVMTTDLVTAKVGITLTQANELLKKSKKGKLPIVDEEGRLVALMSRNDLVTNREYPFASKDANKQLMVGAAISTKDESKERLQELVKAGVNVVVIDAAQGNSIYQIEMIKYIKKMYPELDVIAGNVVTVDQCENLIKAGADALRIGMGPGSICTTQVTMAVGRAQATAVYRCSTFARKYDIPTIADGGIATIGHIAKALALGASTAMMGSMFAGTEEAPGEYFYENGVRLKRYRGMASLEAMEKGGSKRYFAEDSKILVAQGVSGAVVDKGSMFDYVPYLVQGLKHAFQDMGVRTIRELHEKLYKEELRFELRSLSAQIEGGVHTIYSYKEPKYL, encoded by the coding sequence ATGAAACCTAAAGATGGATACTCTGCCCAAGAACTCTTACAATCCACTCAAGGGCTTTCCTACAATGATTTTATTATCCTCCCTGGATACATTGATTTTAATCCTGATGAAGTTGACCTAGAAACGCGATTAACCCGCAACATTAAACTTAAGCGTCCCCTAGTTTCAAGCCCAATGGACACCGTAACTGAATCAAAAATGGCCATTAGCCTGGCATTGTTAGGTGGCATCGGTATAATTCATTATAACAACACCATTGAGGAACAAGTTAACCACGTAAAAAGAGTCAAGCGATTTGAGAATGGCTTCATTACTGATCCTGTTGTACTATCACCCGAGCATACTATAGCCCATATTGATGAGATTAAGGAAAAATATGGCTTTTCGGGAATACCTATCACTATCGACGGTAAACTTGGTTCTAAACTTGTAGGCATCGTTACCAACAGGGATATCGATTTTGAAACTGAAAGGAGCAAAAAACTAAAAGAGGTCATGACTACTGATTTGGTCACTGCGAAGGTTGGCATAACATTAACTCAGGCTAATGAATTGCTTAAAAAATCAAAGAAAGGAAAATTGCCCATAGTTGATGAAGAGGGAAGATTGGTTGCACTGATGAGTCGCAATGACCTTGTCACTAATAGAGAATATCCATTTGCTTCAAAAGATGCAAACAAGCAACTCATGGTTGGAGCAGCTATTTCCACTAAAGACGAATCAAAAGAGCGGTTACAGGAACTTGTCAAAGCCGGTGTCAATGTTGTAGTAATTGATGCAGCACAGGGAAATTCCATATATCAGATAGAGATGATCAAGTATATCAAAAAGATGTATCCTGAACTTGATGTGATCGCTGGCAATGTTGTTACTGTTGACCAATGTGAAAACCTTATCAAAGCAGGTGCCGATGCACTGCGCATTGGCATGGGTCCAGGCTCAATCTGTACCACACAGGTGACTATGGCAGTTGGCCGTGCTCAGGCAACAGCAGTTTACCGGTGCAGTACATTTGCCAGGAAATATGATATCCCCACAATAGCCGACGGAGGCATTGCCACAATAGGGCATATTGCAAAAGCACTGGCACTTGGGGCATCAACTGCAATGATGGGCTCAATGTTTGCCGGCACCGAAGAAGCACCTGGCGAATATTTCTATGAAAATGGCGTGCGTTTAAAGCGATACCGTGGCATGGCATCGCTTGAAGCTATGGAAAAGGGAGGATCAAAGCGCTACTTTGCTGAAGACTCCAAGATTCTTGTGGCCCAGGGAGTATCAGGTGCTGTGGTAGACAAAGGCTCAATGTTTGATTATGTACCTTATCTTGTACAGGGACTTAAGCATGCATTTCAGGATATGGGAGTACGTACTATACGAGAGCTACATGAAAAACTTTATAAAGAAGAACTTCGATTTGAGTTGCGTTCGTTGTCAGCTCAGATTGAAGGTGGCGTACACACAATATATTCATACAAGGAACCAAAATATTTATAA
- a CDS encoding MlaD family protein, whose product MRLSNEAKVGLLVMISFTLFVVLVGLLTKFNISQKGYRLHVYFGFLNDLRVGAPVKIGGGIKIGYVDEIRQTGEKTDVILWIDKGYRLSKAATFSIFTSGIIGEKYINVVIPPLSEDVGFLNDGDIKYGIDPASFDQMMQTFQSFMQDKSGAQILAEIFQNSNKFVANLNKMVDENRYDVRQSVGTARAAIATFSQQLQQFMQQMNVISKNMAYISEKNREDITITLQNLSELTSSLNKIAYRLEKGRGTMGKLLYDEEIYTNIRDASISAKELFSRLEKDPSLLLFKQKK is encoded by the coding sequence ATGCGCCTGAGTAATGAAGCAAAGGTAGGTCTTTTGGTTATGATTAGTTTCACTCTTTTTGTCGTACTGGTGGGGCTACTTACCAAGTTTAATATTTCACAAAAAGGATATCGATTACATGTGTACTTTGGATTTTTAAACGATTTACGTGTGGGTGCCCCTGTTAAAATAGGGGGTGGCATCAAAATTGGATATGTTGATGAAATAAGGCAAACAGGTGAAAAAACTGATGTAATATTATGGATAGATAAGGGCTATAGGCTGTCAAAAGCAGCAACATTTTCAATTTTTACTTCCGGGATAATAGGGGAAAAATACATCAATGTTGTTATTCCTCCATTGAGTGAAGATGTAGGCTTTCTCAATGACGGAGATATTAAATATGGGATTGATCCTGCAAGCTTTGACCAGATGATGCAAACATTTCAGAGCTTTATGCAGGATAAAAGTGGTGCCCAGATACTTGCCGAAATTTTCCAAAACTCCAATAAATTTGTTGCAAACCTCAACAAAATGGTTGATGAAAACCGTTACGATGTTCGGCAGTCGGTTGGTACAGCTCGTGCAGCTATTGCGACATTTTCACAACAATTACAGCAATTCATGCAGCAGATGAATGTTATTTCTAAAAATATGGCATATATCTCAGAAAAAAACCGTGAAGATATTACGATAACCTTACAAAACCTTTCTGAGTTAACATCAAGCTTGAATAAAATTGCCTACAGGCTTGAAAAAGGAAGAGGAACTATGGGAAAACTACTGTATGACGAGGAAATTTACACTAATATCCGGGATGCTTCCATCTCAGCAAAAGAGCTTTTTTCGCGGCTGGAAAAAGATCCATCCCTATTACTTTTTAAGCAGAAGAAATAA
- a CDS encoding YkgJ family cysteine cluster protein, with the protein MQSLRYYQELIQKIDAFTASVVSTYSTMLHCREGCSSCCILESIMPVEVVPILKWYVVQPVSVQNSIMQNNSNSCIFLLHDSCLIYPHRPIICRTHGYPVAINNTVDICPLNSGIIFEPQYILNLENCNTMLAAINILFIKEIAIPALQKERINLRTFFQSPETDIPSIVHALKGY; encoded by the coding sequence ATGCAATCGCTCAGATATTACCAGGAACTTATACAAAAGATTGATGCATTTACTGCTTCGGTTGTTTCAACATATTCTACAATGTTGCACTGTAGAGAGGGTTGCAGCAGTTGCTGTATACTGGAAAGCATAATGCCAGTAGAAGTTGTGCCAATATTAAAATGGTACGTAGTACAACCTGTATCAGTACAAAACTCCATTATGCAGAATAATTCCAACTCTTGTATATTTTTACTTCATGATAGCTGTTTAATCTATCCCCACCGACCAATTATTTGTAGAACCCATGGATATCCGGTTGCAATAAACAATACAGTGGATATCTGTCCACTTAATAGTGGGATAATCTTTGAGCCACAATATATTCTTAATCTTGAAAACTGCAACACAATGCTTGCAGCTATTAATATATTATTCATAAAAGAAATAGCAATTCCTGCACTTCAAAAAGAGCGTATTAATTTACGAACGTTTTTTCAAAGCCCTGAAACCGATATCCCTTCTATAGTGCATGCCCTCAAAGGATATTGA